In Oryza sativa Japonica Group chromosome 1, ASM3414082v1, the genomic stretch GCCGGCGAGCAGCGAGGTCGCCCGCAGCGCGAGCGGGACGAGCGACACCAGCACCAGCATCTTGAGGCGCCTCGCGATCATCGTCTCTCTCCGTGCagagcgcgccgcgccgcgccacgccacgaCACGGACGCTGCCGCTGCGTCGCGCGCGCTCGCGAGAGGTAGAGAAGGCGACGAGGCGTCGTCACGCAGCAGAGAAGCGGACGGGCGCGCGAGTGATccgagtagtagtagtagtagacagTAGCAGCAGGCAGCGAAACGGATTATggctttggaaaaaaaaaggaagagattTGTAGTGAGAGGCGTCCCTCGAGAAACCGTGAACGTGCTGGGGATTAAACACGGGATCTCGGTGTCACCAACCACACGTCCCTTGTCACTGTACTTGTGCGCTTTAGCGAGCGATAATAATTCGGGTCGATTTGACGCGAGAGGCGGACAAGCCGCGCGACGGAAAGGCGCAATGAGTGATCGTTTCGCCGGccacccggtcgccgccgtgcgccgtggCGAGGCCATATGATGTGCGGCCGCTTGACCGGtctcggcctctctctctctctctctctcgactgTCACACAACTCCGTATAGCTAGCTAGATCTCGCACAATCACATGACGTGCTCTCTTGGGCTTTGTCATTTCCCACGGACACATCCACGTACGACCCTTGCTGCCATTTCTGCTGCGAATTTCAAACCCACTCTTGTCTGAAAAAGCTCCCAAGATTTGGAATTTTTGGATCGCCAAATGCCGCTCATCCTCTCACGCCGTCATCTGCAAATGCCCCAGGGGATGGATGGAATTAACGTTCTGTGCGTTGTTGCTCGAGCAGTGACACTGTAGAATACAGTTGGAGCAAACAGTTGGTGACGTGACGCTTGCTGCGAGGTGTAGTACAAGaccactactagtagtagtaatgGTAGTACTCGTAGGCTGCATCAAGTGGTGGTAGCAAAGGGAGCAAAGATCGATCAGTACCAACTGAGAATCAACCCAAGATCGATCAGTTCCATCGCACTTGACCGATCGAATCCCATGATTCCATCTCAATCTTTATCTctcaccttttttttattttccttcccTTAGATCTTTTCCGGCAAGAGCTTTTCAGTGTAGCAGCAGCAGTTGTTCCTGTGCAGCAACTACTGTTCCAATAGCAGCAACAAATGCTGACACTTGGGTGACATCTGGTCCTGGAGTTACTATGCAATCGGGTGACAGCGTCAGTACTAGCTTAAGCACCAGTAATACACTCTTAGGCTGTGATTAGTTCAGCGCaaaatttggattttggttgaaattggagatgatgtgactgaaaagttgtgtgtgtatgacaggttgatgtgatggaaaaggaccgAACTTTGGATCTAGATACAGCCATGCAGCTTGTACAGACTGTTACAGTACAGGATACTGCATCATTAATTATTTTCAAACTAGTCTTGGACAGGAGCTCTGGCAATAATAAGGTAGGAGTATATGCAGGACAATGGTTTGGTACAGTACACCGCTTCAAAGAATTTTTTGACAGGAGCAATTGTAGCAAGGCAGGAGTTGCTCCCACCTTCATTTCCTATATTGCCCCCATTTGGGTTTTCATACCGTTTTGGTAGGATTTACCACTACCCGGTGGTCACGCAGTTACCGTGAAAACCGCgaggttttaaaaaaaactgagatGGTTACCATGGTAATCATGCGGGGTTTAGTAAACCCTGTCCCTGATGCATCACCTCACTATTTTTCTATGTATCTTACTACCTAACAAGCAGTTGGTATTCTGGTAATTGGCAAAATGACAAACAAATACATGTGCCAATAGACAGGCAAAACTAATCatgttatgcatgaaaaatGGAGCAGAGACTCTCCAATagaaaacttctttttttttctatatttgctCATCAATCTCATCTCTCTTTGCCACCTATAGATGTGCAACAAGGATGGGCTCACCTCACATAATGCTTACTGTATGTACAAATGAATACCACCTCGGCTATAGACAACAATATGGCTCTACTCAATTTGGAAAATTCTCATCCCCCTTAGTTGGGCGGCTCAAGAGCTCTAATCAAATCAAACACATTTGTCGCAAAGAACGAATATCGACACCGATCACCTCGGTCCAGAGAGCTCCATGGCTTCCAAGCCAAGGGAGGATTCGTCTGCCGCAAAATCCATGAATTTTGGGGGTAGAAGCTCTGACGAAACGGATTTCGGTGTGTCGACGTTCTGTGATGCCTCCCATTTCTCCGCGAGACCGTCCCCTTCCAGCATTCTGATCACCTCCGACATTCTGGGACGATGAGATGGGTAGTATTGTGTGCACAGCAAGGCCACCTGAACCATTTCCTCGAGCTCGACCCTGTCATAGTTGCTACCCAGGTCTTTATCCACCATCATGCTCAGCTGCTTTTCCTGATGAAGCTTCTTTACCTGGAACAAAAACTCAAGTTATCAGAAATGCTGCTCATGATAACCGCCTTTAAGAACAAATTATACCCTTTATCAGTCCTTTTAGATCTCAACTGGTTTGAAAAGAATATGCTAAATTATGGTGGATGTCCACACTAGATAAATAGAGATAGATATGCATCTAGTTTCTCAAGAACATTTTTTCAGCTTATCTGTTCTGCTAGGGAAAAGAAGCTCCACTATCTTGCACATCAAATCTTATCAATGCATGTACTcaacaaaaaaaaggcaaaaaagatCCTGAGAATGACATACAGACTTGTCAAAAAAAAGCTCTATGACGGACGAAACAAAAGGACATATCACAACAAACTGAGTGGACATATAAAGCATATTTATGGCCCTTGGGAGGCATTGAAGGAGAGATGTATCTGGTACTGTTAATAATGAGATATTACGAGGAACAAGGTATTTGGTGTACCAGAAATCAACATTAGAAGATATTTGTCTTTCAATACCTCCAAGGATGGGGAAAAAATTCAAAAGTAATTTAAGGAAAAAATTTCTCTGTTTCCAAAGAAAAAGTGAGTAAGCATATAGAGAACACAAAAAACATACCCAATCAAGCACTCCTCCTTTCTGATTCGCTAGCCTTCCAAAGTCCAATGCCTTCTGACCAGTGATCAACTCAACCAACAAAACTCCAAACCCAAAAACATCCGTCTTCTCCGATGACTGCCCAGTTGACAAATACTCTGGAGCTATGTGCCCTACTGTCCCACGTACTGCAGTGGTAACATGAGACTCCCTATGATCCAAAAGTTTCGCCAATCCGAAATCTCCCACAATTGCTTCGAAGTATTCATCAAGAAGCACATTGGAGGCTTTTACATCACGGTGAATTATTTTTGGATCACACTGTTCATGCAAATAAAGCAACCCTCGTGCTGTGCCTAGTGCTATCCTCTTTCTCCTTGACCAATCTAGAGCTGGCTTGCCATTTACAAGTTCTGAAAAAGATAGATAATGTTTAGATGCCATGTAGCATAAAACAGAGAAGGTTAATTTACTTGCAAGCTACTCAGATAATGTTCCATTACATCCGCTTTTATTGAATAGTAGTATAGCAATAAAATCAGTAGAACTAGACATGCCAATTGGATGGGCTTAGGATCAGTTCACATTCCATATATGGTACCAGTGCAATGTATTGGATGAACATATAAACACCTAAATCAATCAGAGGAGCAGGGATAGGGTTTTAAGTTAATTAACAAAACGAACTAATACCAGCGTAAGTAGCATACTTAGTGGCAAATTTGCTCGACAGTTATGACAGATGCGCACGAGAATTTTACATCTAAAAAATTATGGTTGAAGTTCATAATCATGTTTCTCCCTTGTGATAAACTCGTCTATCTTTttcttcaactttttttttaaggatttgAGACTTAGGACAAGTTAGCGCcacaaatacatatatgtatacacatAAGATTTACAAGCATGGACTTACCCCGCAACTGAGAAGCAACACTTCCATTTGGCATATAAGGATAAACAAGTAATCTTTCGTTCTCTGTGGTGCAGAATCCAATGAGTCTAAGGAGATTCCGATGAACAGCCAAGCTTATGACTTCAACTTCAGTTTGGAACTGAACCTCCCCACCAACAGCATTATAGTCCTTCAATCTTTTGACAGCAACAATTGCACCATCACGTAGAAAACCTTTGTATACTATTCCATACCCGCCTTCACCTAAAATATTCTTTGAGTTGAAATTATTGGTAGCTGCTCGAAGCTCCTTAAAGGCATAACGCTTAAGATGACCCAAACATACTTCTGGGTCATATTGATCTGCAGATAAGGTATCAAGTATTACTGTACTGGAAACCGAAACAACAAAATATGTAATCTGGAAGAGCATGCGTAGAAACATAGAACATGTTAAAAGATCAGATTAAGCCCATAGGTGCAAAAGAAGACATGTCATGCTCTATCCATGGCAAATCAGCATACCGAAGGTAACGGGGACATCATGGTTCTGAACTGCACCAAAGGTTTTCCTAAAAGTACAAACACGCCTAATATAGGGGAATAAAGCTATCTCTCTTTACAGTTGGGCCCAAGAGTAAATTTAATACTTGTCCACTAAAAAAGCTTGGCCATTTATTTGTGTATGATGTTAAAGTAAAAAAGAAGACAAGCACCCATGCATTAACATGTGTAAAATCCCAGAGGCAACTCCACTAGGAATCTTTCAGCTAGTAAATTCAAGACATATGGCGTCTTTGTACAGAAGAGAATAATCAAGGTTCCCTTCATGACTAAGTAAGAAACTGAACATATTAGGGCATGGCCCAGGTCAAGGACTCATTTAAGTCATGTACTTCATAATCATCTAGTAATGTTGTCTTGGGCAGCTTGCATGATGTTAGGGACACTAGTGTGCAGCTTTATGAAACGAGCTGTTCATACAAATTCAGTTCTGTTGGGAGCATGGAATCTTGTCAGCAAAAACCCATATGATCACAGGTGCCTCTTTGTTATGGTCCACTAATCAACAGAATTTAAAACTTGCTACAGATATCACATAGTACATCACGGAAGATTAATGCAATGCTCAAATTTTGCAGCAGAAAGGGTCCTTCcttttttagaatattatacAGTTTCAGTAGAGGTAATCATTCAGCTTGTGCAAAGATCAATAGGTTATTGAACCACTAACATTTCTACAACATGTTCAACCACATGGATGTCCCATGTAAATTTGCTATCAAATTGAACGCTGTGAAAAATACGCCTCAAAACTCAAGTAATGCAGAACATTCAGCCACTGTTGTAGTGAAGACATCAATTACTATCGAAATCTAGATAGAGTTACTACGGGAACAAAAGCGTGCAGAAATGAAAAGAGCATTACCATTTACATCAAAAAAGATCTGCTGATTGCGCCTATGCCGCCACCAAAGAAGCATACTGACTATGATAGTTGCAAATGCTACCGAACCAACAGTGACTCCACAGATAATAGCTATACGGTGGCTTCTTGCGATGCCTTGTTGTGGCTGAGCTGAGGAAGAGGAAACAAATATGAGTTGCACAAATAGATAAAACAATACAAAAGAGCTCAATGATGAACAAAATCTCACTCTTAAGATCATCTGGAGGGTATGAAAGTGGATCCATCGATACAGAAGAGCAATTATCTCCAGACTTGACACCACAGATCATTGGATTTCCCACAATGCTGTCAAATAAGTATAATACCAAAAATGCAAGGATAAGACAGTAGCCTACAGCATGCAAATAGAGCATTAAGTGAGAATTCAACTGTTCAAAGGGGTAGGGGATAAGATGAATTTACTTACTTGAAAGTTCTTGAAGAAATCTTTGGCAATGGACCGCTCAAATTATTGAATGAAAGATCTCTGCAACACAAGACCAATTCAAGGTAACTATTAAGCATACCAACGAATGATAAAGACAAGAATAACAAAATgatcaaatgattttttttaaaaaaaaaaggattaagAGACATACACTAGAGCAAGGCCATTGATGGCGGCTAATGAATCAGGTAGAACTCCAGATAAGCTGTTGTTGTTCAACTTCCTGTAGCAACAAGAGGAACGGAAAATGACTCAAAATATATTGCAGCAGGCAGTGAGTGAGGACTCAAGAACCAAAGAAAGAAATCGTACAGATAGTTGAGGTTCTTGAGATCGCCAATTGAACTCGGGATACTCCCAGTAATCTGATTGTCTGACATGTCAAGCGTCTGCAGCATCCCCAACCTGCCTATGCTGGCAGGAATAGTGCCAGATATTGCATTGTTCTGTAATA encodes the following:
- the LOC4327640 gene encoding protein NSP-INTERACTING KINASE 3, whose amino-acid sequence is MRMRWWAAPLAAVLAVILLPSSTATLSPAGINYEVVALMAIKTELQDPYNVLDNWDINSVDPCSWRMVTCSADGYVSALGLPSQSLSGKLSPGIGNLTRLQSVLLQNNAISGTIPASIGRLGMLQTLDMSDNQITGSIPSSIGDLKNLNYLKLNNNSLSGVLPDSLAAINGLALVDLSFNNLSGPLPKISSRTFNIVGNPMICGVKSGDNCSSVSMDPLSYPPDDLKTQPQQGIARSHRIAIICGVTVGSVAFATIIVSMLLWWRHRRNQQIFFDVNDQYDPEVCLGHLKRYAFKELRAATNNFNSKNILGEGGYGIVYKGFLRDGAIVAVKRLKDYNAVGGEVQFQTEVEVISLAVHRNLLRLIGFCTTENERLLVYPYMPNGSVASQLRELVNGKPALDWSRRKRIALGTARGLLYLHEQCDPKIIHRDVKASNVLLDEYFEAIVGDFGLAKLLDHRESHVTTAVRGTVGHIAPEYLSTGQSSEKTDVFGFGVLLVELITGQKALDFGRLANQKGGVLDWVKKLHQEKQLSMMVDKDLGSNYDRVELEEMVQVALLCTQYYPSHRPRMSEVIRMLEGDGLAEKWEASQNVDTPKSVSSELLPPKFMDFAADESSLGLEAMELSGPR